In Xylocopa sonorina isolate GNS202 chromosome 4, iyXylSono1_principal, whole genome shotgun sequence, the sequence GATCGACGAGAAAGAAACCGTAAGTATGCCACTTTCCAATTTATACGGTGCTACTGGTCAAATCTAACAGATCTCAAGAAATCCAGATCTACTTAATTAACACTTAACCAACTAATTGTACTTCCGAGTACTGCCTCAAACGGAGACCATCAGTTCTATTAAGCTATTGATATCAAATGCCAGTTGAAGCTCTTTATTTACGATTTATGCGTATGATAGGAATTTTGATAAGATTTGTTACAATTTTTGCGATAACAGACGATTTTGAAAAAGACGTTTTGTTTTAAAATCTATAATTGTACTTCTCACAAAATTTGGAAAAGTAATCTCGTCAAAATGATAATAGctagaatattttttaataagaaAAATTAGTACAGATTTTCTGAAAAAGCCATCAAATTAAAATGAtgcatttaattatttaaaaccTATTGATACTTATATTACGCGAATCTTctacatttaaaataaattaatgtATATATAGGGGCAATAAAGTATAGTTATAAATgccatttaataataataatttacataACAAAATAAAAGCTTAACATTACGACGCTTATTCATAGAAATAACTACTCTGATAGAAATTTAGAGAAATCCTTTAACAAGGATCTAATCCTTCGTGATCGTTTCAGGGCACCAGCAGCAGTTCGCTAGATTTACCAAAGCCAAAGAGGATATCCAGGGTGGAATCGTTGCGAAACCTGTTCAGAAGTAGCGAACGGAACAGCAGTTTCCTGAGCAACGACGCGTCCTCGAGGAACGTGACGATACAAGAGGAGGACGTCGCCTGCATCAGCCACTACCCCATGGAGAAGGCTCTGAGCGAGGGCGCCATAAAGGGCGCGCCTTTTCGCGTTGGCTCGGACGACAGTCGAGCAGATCGCGGCACGCTTCTTCACGAGAAGAAACGACACCTGAGCCGCAGCATTCACGACCTGCAGGAGCAGCAACGAGTCCTCGACTACATCCTGAAGAACCAAGACATGCTGAAGACGCAAGAGGGGACGACGTTCGCCAGGGAAACGCTGGACAAAGTCGTGAGGAGCACCAGTCCGAAACGACGAACCAGTCAGTCCGCATCGGAGAGCGGCAAGAGCAGCGTCTCCACGCAGACTAAGGACTTCTTCAGCAACCAGATCAACAACATCAAGAAGAACCTTTTCAGTGGCCGTGGAAATGGCGGCGATTGCGAGAGGTGAGGGTTACTTcagattttcttcaatttaccaGCGTTTAACGTCTATTGGTTATACTTGAATCGACGTTTACTTAAGTGTACCAACATTTAATTCTACGAACATGTTCTCCTTTTCTTCAGTGCATAGAGAAAGCTAACTTTCTTGGCTGGATTCCAAATTCGGATGAAAAAGTTTTATTCGACTGTTTAATTGGTGTAAAAATAGAGAAGCTGCTCTGAATTCCTGATTATCCGTTTATATAAATGTAGAAATACTATCTTCTCCTGTATTTGCCAAATGAATTATTCAATTATTTCTACCACTGTAGATTCTTAGCAACTCGTGTGCAACAAAACGCGTTAACTATGTTTTCTGTTACGTTCCACAAATTAATCAAAGCAAACCAGCAATTAAACCTAGCTACGCTTGGGTACGCGAGGGTTCGTTATATCTGATCAGGAACTTGTAACATCATAAAACATGACACACAAAAACATACAAAATATAAATCACGCATTATAATATACGTAGAGTAACACAAATCTCTATTTAAGAGCTTCTCTCAGCGACTGCACGTTTTCTTCTTTTCGTATTACTGCAACGTTACATCGCACAATTCTTCACAAAAATCATATTCAAAATTCTCCACTAACTGCTTATTCAAATTTTCAGAACGGACAGTCAAAGATCCTGTCCAACGACAGGCCTGGAGGACTTGATGAGCAACCTGCGGTTAGGTTGCGACGAAAGTGGTTACGACACGGACAGCACGCGAGCAGGAGCTGACTCGCCAGACAGCGAGCAGTCCGTGCCGCCGATGCTGAAGCCCCGTAGCTTCTCCATAACCTCTGACGACTACCATGGCATCGATCTATCGTTGCCACCGTGCGCTCCTCTCATGAAAGACGTGACAACTGAAACAGAAGTGAACGAGACGCGCTCCTCGTCCTGTTTCGAGGACACTGTAATTCTGAACAAGAGTTTGCTGAACGCCTCGACCAGAACGGACACGACGACGATACCATCCGAAGCGGAGGACGACACGGACAGCTGCGACGAGGACATGTTCGAAGGGTTCGCGGAATATCGAATGAGCTGCGTGAGCGAGCAGATTAAACCGAGCACTTTGGAGAAGTTCGACAGTGGTCTGTCGAAGGGGTCTTCGTTGTTCTCCGTGGCATCGATCGAAAACTTCGAACGAGCGACATCTTTCGGCGTGAAGAGCAGCGAGCTCTCGAGGATACCTGAGCAGATACCTCAGGCGAAGACAGAGCAGACGGTACCGCTCTCGCAGGCGGTGAAGCTGCAGAATCTGCACAGGGAGACCAAATCTCAGATACCGTTGAAGACGCGAATACCTAAAAATTCTAGCGCTTTGAATCTATTGGACAACGCCGCGTCCCCGTGCAAGGACAGCCCGCCAGCTTCGAAGGTCTGCGCGAAAGCGAACAGCCCGCTGTTGCAATATTACACCCCAAAGAGGACGCGATCGAATTTAGAACCTGAGGGTGTGGAGATCGTCAACACGAAGAGCAAACTGATACGATCCTCGCAGTCGACTAAAACAGAGGCCACGCAAGCGCAAGCGAAAACCCTGATCCGTCGCGAGCTAAAGACTATGAAGCTGTTCGTGGAGAAACCAGGTAGCCTTGGGATATCCGTGGAGAGGAAAGAGGCTGTCAGGCCTTTCTATGTAATCTCGAAGATGGACGCGAACGGAGAAGCGGCTAGATCTAAGCAATTCCGCATTGGCGACGAGATCGTGCGCGTCTGTGGACGCAGGCTACGGGGGATGACGATCATAGAGGCTAGGAGCGCGTTGAAGAATTGTTCAGGGGTTGTGGAGCTGCAGATAGCGAGGGAGCCAACGTTCAATTTCGGAGAAGAATTAGGCGACACGTGGGGCGACATTTTGGTCCGCACTCGAAGCGACTCTGAGGTGTGGGCGTTGAAAGATGAGAAAGCTGACGTTCCTGCTTCCGTTGATGGCGTCACGCGAGAAGAGGACTCCTCGCAGTGCAAGATAATCGGCGCGCTGATGAAGAACGGGCAGAATTTGTCCGCGAACTCGATGGAGAGGATACACAGCGAGGGCGACGCAACTGCGAAGAAGGAGTCAGGCCAGAAGATGACTGGCATGAGGAAGTTCCACGTGGTACGGAAACGAGCTACGAATCCGGTTTCCTGCGCGCGCAGAGCGACCAGTTTGTCCATGGATTTGTTGACCATCACCTTGGAGAAGGGCGCTTCGAAGAAGCTGGGCTTCTCCATCGTCGGTGGGTCGGATAGCAACAAAGGCTCGATGGGGATTTTTGTGAAAGACATCATGGCTGGCGGCCAAGCGGCCGAGGAAGGCACCCTGAGAGTGGGCGACGAGATCCTCGCGATCAATGGAATCTCTATGGACGGACTGACGCACGCGAAGGCGTTGCAGACGTTCAAGGCTGCCAAGGCTGGGAAGATGGTCCTTCACGTGGGTCGCAGGGATCCAACGCACAAACGGTTGGGTAACAggcgatagagagagagagagagagagtatatTGGCGTTGTTCCTAACTCTGGGTTAGTTCTGGTGCTTTGCTTTATTTTCATTGGGCTCAGGCTGGTGCTGTTTAATGTTCAGGATCTAGTTTTACTTTTATGGTGGAGCTGGATGGAGGTACATGTTGTTTCAAGAGAGCGCAATTGATTGTTTACACCTGAATAGGATTTTTTAATGTTGTGGGAGTATCGATGCAATTTAACAC encodes:
- the LOC143423256 gene encoding uncharacterized protein LOC143423256 isoform X2, with protein sequence MADSEERMLTQIRRMKRRGNTFGLSCGFWTRGRIRMKAIAMRLFKRQSSDTIPQLVSATPLSQDGTASVAIVDEISDRSSKKSQNENDRLARGPIKDSDTQKPSSQSSVSNRKGISTWGRKVGRRWDQLKRSDSSELLSVSGRRRRWSPNRKGGTIDEKETGTSSSSLDLPKPKRISRVESLRNLFRSSERNSSFLSNDASSRNVTIQEEDVACISHYPMEKALSEGAIKGAPFRVGSDDSRADRGTLLHEKKRHLSRSIHDLQEQQRVLDYILKNQDMLKTQEGTTFARETLDKVVRSTSPKRRTSQSASESGKSSVSTQTKDFFSNQINNIKKNLFSGRGNGGDCERTDSQRSCPTTGLEDLMSNLRLGCDESGYDTDSTRAGADSPDSEQSVPPMLKPRSFSITSDDYHGIDLSLPPCAPLMKDVTTETEVNETRSSSCFEDTVILNKSLLNASTRTDTTTIPSEAEDDTDSCDEDMFEGFAEYRMSCVSEQIKPSTLEKFDSGLSKGSSLFSVASIENFERATSFGVKSSELSRIPEQIPQAKTEQTVPLSQAVKLQNLHRETKSQIPLKTRIPKNSSALNLLDNAASPCKDSPPASKVCAKANSPLLQYYTPKRTRSNLEPEGVEIVNTKSKLIRSSQSTKTEATQAQAKTLIRRELKTMKLFVEKPGSLGISVERKEAVRPFYVISKMDANGEAARSKQFRIGDEIVRVCGRRLRGMTIIEARSALKNCSGVVELQIAREPTFNFGEELGDTWGDILVRTRSDSEVWALKDEKADVPASVDGVTREEDSSQCKIIGALMKNGQNLSANSMERIHSEGDATAKKESGQKMTGMRKFHVVRKRATNPVSCARRATSLSMDLLTITLEKGASKKLGFSIVGGSDSNKGSMGIFVKDIMAGGQAAEEGTLRVGDEILAINGISMDGLTHAKALQTFKAAKAGKMVLHVGRRDPTHKRLGNRR
- the LOC143423256 gene encoding uncharacterized protein LOC143423256 isoform X1; this encodes MADSEERMLTQIRRMKRRGNTFGLSCGFWTRGRIRMKAIAMRLFKRQSSDTIPQLVSATPLSQDGTASVAIVDEISDRSSKKSQNENDRLARGPIKDSDTQKPSSQSSVSNRKGISTWGRKVGRRWDQLKRSDSSELLSVSGRRRRWSPNRKGGTIDEKETGTSSSSLDLPKPKRISRVESLRNLFRSSERNSSFLSNDASSRNVTIQEEDVACISHYPMEKALSEGAIKGAPFRVGSDDSRADRGTLLHEKKRHLSRSIHDLQEQQRVLDYILKNQDMLKTQEGTTFARETLDKVVRSTSPKRRTSQSASESGKSSVSTQTKDFFSNQINNIKKNLFSGRGNGGDCERTDSQRSCPTTGLEDLMSNLRLGCDESGYDTDSTRAGADSPDSEQSVPPMLKPRSFSITSDDYHGIDLSLPPCAPLMKDVTTETEVNETRSSSCFEDTVILNKSLLNASTRTDTTTIPSEAEDDTDSCDEDMFEGFAEYRMSCVSEQIKPSTLEKFDSGLSKGSSLFSVASIENFERATSFGVKSSELSRIPEQIPQAKTEQTVPLSQAVKLQNLHRETKSQIPLKTRIPKNSSALNLLDNAASPCKDSPPASKVCAKANSPLLQYYTPKRTRSNLEPEGVEIVNTKSKLIRSSQSTKTEATQAQAKTLIRRELKTMKLFVEKPGSLGISVERKEAVRPFYVISKMDANGEAARSKQFRIGDEIVRVCGRRLRGMTIIEARSALKNCSGVVELQIAREPTFNFGEELGDTWGDILVRTRSDSEVWALKDEKADVPASVDGVTREEDSSQCKIIGALMKNGQNLSANSMERIHSEGDATAKKESGQKMTGMRKFHVVRKRATNPVSCARRATSLSMDLLTITLEKGASKKLGFSIVGGSDSNKGSMGIFVKDIMAGGQAAEEGTLRVGDEILAINGISMDGLTHAKALQTFKAAKAGKMVLHVGRRDPTHKRYIIQSKSYDCLDKLTETGDE
- the LOC143423256 gene encoding uncharacterized protein LOC143423256 isoform X3 encodes the protein MRLFKRQSSDTIPQLVSATPLSQDGTASVAIVDEISDRSSKKSQNENDRLARGPIKDSDTQKPSSQSSVSNRKGISTWGRKVGRRWDQLKRSDSSELLSVSGRRRRWSPNRKGGTIDEKETGTSSSSLDLPKPKRISRVESLRNLFRSSERNSSFLSNDASSRNVTIQEEDVACISHYPMEKALSEGAIKGAPFRVGSDDSRADRGTLLHEKKRHLSRSIHDLQEQQRVLDYILKNQDMLKTQEGTTFARETLDKVVRSTSPKRRTSQSASESGKSSVSTQTKDFFSNQINNIKKNLFSGRGNGGDCERTDSQRSCPTTGLEDLMSNLRLGCDESGYDTDSTRAGADSPDSEQSVPPMLKPRSFSITSDDYHGIDLSLPPCAPLMKDVTTETEVNETRSSSCFEDTVILNKSLLNASTRTDTTTIPSEAEDDTDSCDEDMFEGFAEYRMSCVSEQIKPSTLEKFDSGLSKGSSLFSVASIENFERATSFGVKSSELSRIPEQIPQAKTEQTVPLSQAVKLQNLHRETKSQIPLKTRIPKNSSALNLLDNAASPCKDSPPASKVCAKANSPLLQYYTPKRTRSNLEPEGVEIVNTKSKLIRSSQSTKTEATQAQAKTLIRRELKTMKLFVEKPGSLGISVERKEAVRPFYVISKMDANGEAARSKQFRIGDEIVRVCGRRLRGMTIIEARSALKNCSGVVELQIAREPTFNFGEELGDTWGDILVRTRSDSEVWALKDEKADVPASVDGVTREEDSSQCKIIGALMKNGQNLSANSMERIHSEGDATAKKESGQKMTGMRKFHVVRKRATNPVSCARRATSLSMDLLTITLEKGASKKLGFSIVGGSDSNKGSMGIFVKDIMAGGQAAEEGTLRVGDEILAINGISMDGLTHAKALQTFKAAKAGKMVLHVGRRDPTHKRYIIQSKSYDCLDKLTETGDE